In Arcobacter ellisii, a genomic segment contains:
- a CDS encoding TIGR00282 family metallophosphoesterase, protein MRIGFIGDIVGRPGRKIIKENLSKIKEEFNIDFVIANGENASHGFGLTVESAKELFKSGIGLVTGGNHSFDKKKDMLALLETSNVLRPDNYPEGLIGSGVKICEIETSKGIEKLAVINLMGQYGMPMVENPFNWAKKLVSRLHEEEIKNIFIDFHAEVTSEKRIMLMMFKNQVSGICGTHTHVGTDDLQIFENTAYLTDIGLTGCRDNVIGMDAKIPIQKVTTGIGGHFEVPNSCKSILQMMVIDIEDGKAINTFKIKKYCNNPKLFITEAYID, encoded by the coding sequence ATGAGAATAGGATTTATAGGCGATATTGTAGGTCGTCCTGGGCGTAAAATTATAAAAGAAAATTTATCAAAAATCAAAGAAGAATTTAACATAGATTTTGTAATTGCAAATGGTGAAAATGCAAGTCATGGTTTTGGTTTAACTGTTGAGAGTGCAAAAGAGCTTTTTAAATCAGGAATAGGTTTAGTAACAGGTGGAAACCATAGTTTTGATAAGAAAAAAGATATGTTAGCTTTACTTGAAACTTCAAATGTTTTAAGACCAGATAATTATCCAGAAGGATTAATTGGAAGTGGAGTTAAAATTTGTGAAATTGAAACTTCAAAAGGTATTGAAAAATTAGCAGTTATTAATCTTATGGGACAATATGGAATGCCAATGGTTGAAAATCCATTTAATTGGGCAAAAAAATTAGTTTCAAGATTACATGAAGAAGAGATAAAAAATATATTTATAGATTTTCATGCAGAAGTTACAAGTGAAAAAAGAATTATGTTAATGATGTTTAAAAATCAAGTAAGTGGAATTTGTGGAACTCATACTCACGTGGGAACTGATGATTTACAGATTTTTGAAAATACAGCTTATTTAACAGATATTGGTTTAACTGGATGTAGAGATAATGTAATAGGAATGGATGCTAAAATTCCAATTCAAAAGGTAACAACTGGAATTGGTGGTCATTTTGAGGTTCCAAATTCTTGTAAATCAATTTTACAAATGATGGTTATTGATATAGAAGATGGAAAAGCAATAAATACTTTTAAAATTAAAAAATATTGTAATAATCCAAAATTATTTATCACAGAAGCTTATATTGATTGA
- a CDS encoding AAA family ATPase codes for MIIIPQTKGGVGKSTVAMQVIAPYLYKKHGKKVTYIEIDDENNDSRSFTRTEIVNKKMLGTNRLNELDELILMDDNHEVIVDVGGNKTSSLVLDEIKKVGSFGNVKWIIPLGDGELDGKNAIATMKKIRKIEKNPEENIIFALNRAISMDEDYYSEQFINFFGHKYLDSNSVICDFVKSPKYFPVKNDKVITMSRYLGSTVWEMAYNNTDFAAKAIQAKEVGDIESARKYLFFRRIQTEAKDYVLNTLNKIFCDLDRWIEIKK; via the coding sequence ATGATTATAATTCCGCAAACAAAAGGTGGAGTAGGTAAATCTACTGTTGCTATGCAAGTTATTGCTCCATATTTATATAAAAAACATGGAAAAAAAGTTACTTATATTGAAATTGATGATGAAAATAATGACTCAAGATCATTTACAAGAACTGAAATTGTTAATAAAAAAATGTTAGGAACAAATAGGTTAAATGAACTTGATGAGTTGATTTTAATGGATGATAATCACGAAGTTATAGTTGATGTTGGTGGAAATAAAACATCATCTTTAGTTCTTGATGAAATAAAAAAAGTTGGTTCTTTTGGAAATGTAAAATGGATTATTCCTTTAGGTGATGGTGAACTTGATGGAAAAAATGCAATTGCAACTATGAAAAAAATCAGAAAAATTGAAAAAAATCCTGAAGAAAATATAATTTTTGCTTTAAATAGAGCAATTTCAATGGATGAAGATTATTACAGTGAACAATTTATTAACTTTTTTGGACATAAATATCTTGATTCAAACTCTGTAATTTGCGATTTTGTAAAATCTCCAAAATATTTTCCTGTTAAAAATGATAAAGTAATAACAATGAGTAGATATTTAGGTTCAACAGTTTGGGAAATGGCTTATAATAATACAGATTTTGCAGCAAAAGCTATCCAAGCAAAAGAGGTTGGAGATATTGAAAGTGCAAGAAAATATCTATTTTTTAGAAGAATTCAAACTGAAGCAAAAGATTATGTTTTAAATACTTTAAATAAAATCTTTTGTGATTTAGATAGATGGATTGAAATTAAAAAATGA
- the ubiE gene encoding bifunctional demethylmenaquinone methyltransferase/2-methoxy-6-polyprenyl-1,4-benzoquinol methylase UbiE, which yields MGKQEKIVSMFNDIAGTYDIANRVLSMGIDKSWRNKACNKTFELYGQKEIEKIVDVACGTGDMILFWKQVANENKIDLKNIIGIDPSVGMMEVGKKKLPDVEFIEAFATQMPLDDQSADIISISYGIRNVVERQEAFHEFARVLKKDGLVVINEFTKNKKEKLLDHVTDFYMNKILPTLGGLISKNKEAYTYLPNSIDEFLTTENLCKELKVAGLEPIHVKAFSMNISTLIIARKI from the coding sequence ATGGGAAAACAAGAAAAAATTGTATCAATGTTCAATGATATAGCAGGAACTTATGACATAGCAAATAGGGTTTTATCAATGGGAATTGATAAATCATGGAGAAATAAAGCTTGTAATAAAACTTTCGAACTTTATGGGCAAAAAGAGATTGAAAAGATTGTAGATGTTGCTTGTGGAACAGGGGATATGATTCTATTTTGGAAACAAGTTGCAAATGAAAATAAAATTGATTTAAAAAATATTATTGGAATTGACCCAAGTGTTGGGATGATGGAAGTTGGAAAGAAAAAACTTCCTGATGTTGAGTTTATAGAAGCTTTTGCTACACAAATGCCTTTAGATGACCAAAGTGCAGATATTATTTCTATCTCTTATGGAATTAGAAATGTTGTTGAAAGACAAGAGGCTTTTCACGAGTTTGCAAGAGTTTTAAAAAAAGATGGTTTAGTTGTAATCAATGAATTTACAAAAAATAAAAAAGAGAAACTACTTGACCATGTTACAGATTTTTATATGAATAAAATTCTTCCAACTTTAGGAGGATTAATCTCTAAAAATAAAGAAGCATACACATATCTGCCAAACTCTATTGATGAGTTTTTAACAACTGAAAATTTATGTAAAGAGTTAAAAGTTGCTGGACTTGAGCCAATTCATGTAAAAGCTTTTTCTATGAATATTTCTACTTTAATAATCGCTAGAAAAATTTAA
- the xseA gene encoding exodeoxyribonuclease VII large subunit has product MNSPISVSTLNVQIKSLLETTFIQIYVEGEISNLTYHNSGHIYFSIKDESSTISCVMFKGNTKYLKFQLENGLKIVITGSLTVYAPRGNYQILCNKIEPSGKGALAFAFEQLKTKLEAKGYFDSVHKKVLPKYPKKIALVTSPTGAAIEDMKKVASHRWPLTKFILVPTLVQGEGASFDIVNSIKFADKLDCDIMIVGRGGGSIEDLWAFNEEIVANAIYEAKTPIISAVGHEIDYMISDFVADVRASTPSNAIEIALPDINEHRIYLDSLENEYNNRFKNILFNKQQELSNMKKLFEQNSIETKFNFIQTEINLLKSSFKTDLSQKILSSQNELNLFKSSIKNSFSAFLLKSQNQIDLLKSNYELNHPDKKDKNGFVQISKENKIISLEDLKVGDEVELQTPRYIASCTLNRLTKQ; this is encoded by the coding sequence ATGAATTCACCAATTAGCGTATCAACTTTAAATGTTCAAATAAAATCTTTACTTGAAACTACATTTATTCAAATTTATGTAGAAGGAGAGATTTCTAATCTTACATATCATAATTCTGGACATATCTATTTTTCTATAAAAGATGAAAGTTCAACAATCTCTTGTGTAATGTTTAAAGGAAATACAAAATATCTAAAGTTCCAACTTGAAAATGGTTTAAAAATTGTAATAACTGGAAGTTTAACTGTTTATGCTCCAAGGGGAAATTACCAAATTTTATGTAATAAAATTGAACCATCAGGAAAAGGTGCTTTAGCTTTTGCATTTGAGCAACTAAAAACAAAACTAGAAGCAAAAGGTTATTTTGACTCAGTTCATAAAAAAGTATTACCAAAGTATCCTAAAAAAATTGCACTTGTGACAAGTCCCACAGGAGCAGCAATTGAAGATATGAAAAAAGTTGCATCACATAGATGGCCTTTAACAAAATTCATTTTAGTTCCAACTTTAGTTCAAGGTGAGGGTGCTTCTTTTGATATAGTAAATTCAATCAAATTTGCTGATAAATTAGATTGTGATATTATGATTGTAGGACGAGGTGGTGGAAGTATTGAGGATTTGTGGGCTTTTAATGAAGAGATTGTTGCAAATGCGATTTATGAGGCAAAAACTCCAATTATTTCTGCTGTTGGACATGAGATTGATTATATGATTTCTGATTTTGTGGCAGATGTAAGAGCCTCAACTCCATCAAATGCAATTGAAATAGCACTTCCAGATATAAATGAACACAGAATTTATTTAGATTCTTTAGAAAATGAATATAATAATAGATTTAAAAATATACTTTTTAACAAACAACAAGAACTTTCTAATATGAAGAAGTTATTTGAACAAAATTCTATTGAGACAAAATTTAATTTTATTCAAACAGAAATCAATCTTTTAAAATCATCTTTTAAAACAGATTTATCTCAAAAAATTCTAAGTTCTCAAAATGAATTGAATTTATTTAAAAGTAGTATAAAAAATAGTTTCTCTGCATTTTTGTTAAAATCACAAAATCAAATAGATTTGTTAAAATCAAATTATGAACTAAATCATCCGGATAAAAAAGATAAAAACGGTTTTGTACAAATTTCTAAAGAGAATAAAATAATTTCTTTAGAAGATTTAAAAGTGGGTGATGAAGTAGAACTTCAAACACCTAGATATATAGCTAGCTGTACTTTAAATAGATTAACTAAACAATAG
- a CDS encoding chemotaxis protein CheW — MESNDKKVINYANTSEFMTFELGAMKYAIELPKIREILTYPDNITPLPNTSKWVKGLINLRGEVVPILDIRIKFNTGPGTYDENTSVIAVITEDKRMIGIIVDLVDDVQKLDTSMLAPVSEMGSAIPSKYLKGYVRLDNNQMLVVMDIEKVVAKEELKD; from the coding sequence ATGGAAAGTAATGATAAAAAAGTTATAAATTACGCAAACACAAGTGAGTTTATGACATTTGAATTGGGTGCGATGAAGTATGCTATTGAATTACCAAAAATTAGAGAAATTTTAACTTACCCTGATAATATTACTCCTTTACCAAACACTTCAAAATGGGTGAAAGGTTTGATTAATTTAAGAGGAGAAGTTGTTCCAATTTTAGATATTAGAATTAAATTTAACACTGGACCTGGAACATATGATGAAAACACTTCAGTTATTGCAGTAATCACTGAAGATAAAAGAATGATAGGAATTATTGTAGATTTAGTTGATGATGTTCAAAAACTTGATACAAGTATGTTAGCTCCAGTTTCTGAAATGGGTTCTGCAATTCCTTCAAAATATTTAAAAGGTTATGTAAGACTTGATAATAATCAAATGCTTGTAGTTATGGATATTGAAAAAGTAGTTGCAAAAGAAGAATTAAAAGACTAA
- a CDS encoding response regulator, translating into MGIDKNLLKRLTLLYVEDDDIISLELSQLLGNFFSKVFVAKDGKEGLRTFLENEDEIDIVLSDINMPLLNGIEMIKKIRSVNSNVPVILATAYSDNEFLAEAIKLRVQEYIVKPIDVRNLLDLMNNIASNIYQEFLLKQQQEELAKYKEIIDTNNIVIKTDVHLNITYVNELFCQISGYNENELIGKELKFLKFPDVSNEVYTNLYARVLNNKPWQGKLKNLKKDGSFYNTDAYVIPTLDDSGEMVGAISIQKDITEELNKKREIQLALMRDKSDIYIRSKEGNLEQNNIINELKYKLESVQLELEHALKNVDKYIYSNEKYRLENKNLKTEIALYKKNSNSHLAFKMTKENSDLRLELKKLKDKLVQVEQNDEKKVTQLKVNYDEKIEELEEKIAQLTEQLDSVQSDEVLLQKLEYWKEKAKMETQRIENLEKQIIAHADKSLMSKIFG; encoded by the coding sequence ATGGGAATAGATAAAAACTTATTGAAAAGATTAACTTTATTATATGTTGAAGATGATGACATAATAAGTTTAGAATTATCTCAACTTTTAGGTAATTTTTTCTCAAAAGTTTTTGTTGCAAAAGATGGAAAAGAAGGACTTCGAACTTTTCTTGAAAATGAAGATGAAATAGATATCGTTTTATCTGATATTAATATGCCACTTTTAAATGGTATAGAGATGATAAAAAAGATTAGAAGTGTAAATAGCAATGTTCCTGTTATTTTAGCAACTGCTTATTCAGATAATGAGTTTTTAGCTGAAGCAATTAAACTAAGAGTTCAAGAATATATTGTAAAACCGATTGATGTAAGAAACTTACTTGATTTGATGAATAATATAGCTTCAAATATTTATCAAGAATTTTTACTAAAACAACAACAAGAAGAACTAGCAAAGTACAAAGAAATCATTGATACAAATAATATTGTTATAAAAACTGATGTTCACTTAAATATTACCTACGTAAACGAACTATTTTGCCAAATTTCAGGATACAATGAAAATGAACTGATTGGTAAAGAGTTAAAATTTTTAAAATTTCCAGATGTATCAAATGAAGTTTATACAAATTTGTATGCAAGAGTTTTAAATAATAAACCTTGGCAAGGTAAGTTGAAAAATCTAAAAAAAGATGGAAGTTTTTATAATACAGATGCTTATGTAATTCCAACTCTTGATGATTCAGGAGAGATGGTAGGTGCAATTTCAATACAAAAAGATATAACAGAAGAATTAAATAAAAAAAGAGAAATCCAACTTGCACTTATGAGAGATAAAAGTGATATTTATATAAGAAGCAAAGAGGGAAATTTAGAACAAAATAATATTATTAACGAACTAAAATATAAACTTGAATCAGTACAACTTGAATTAGAACATGCTTTAAAAAATGTAGATAAATATATTTATAGTAATGAAAAATATAGATTAGAAAATAAAAATCTTAAAACTGAAATAGCTTTATACAAAAAAAATTCAAATTCTCATCTAGCTTTTAAAATGACAAAAGAGAATAGTGATTTGAGACTTGAATTGAAAAAATTAAAAGATAAATTAGTTCAAGTTGAGCAAAATGATGAAAAAAAAGTTACCCAATTAAAAGTTAATTATGATGAAAAAATTGAAGAGTTAGAAGAAAAAATTGCACAATTAACTGAACAATTAGACTCTGTTCAATCTGATGAAGTATTATTACAGAAACTTGAATATTGGAAAGAAAAAGCTAAAATGGAAACTCAAAGAATTGAAAATTTAGAGAAACAAATTATAGCCCATGCAGATAAGAGTTTAATGAGTAAGATTTTTGGATAA
- a CDS encoding peptidylprolyl isomerase gives MKKILFFLCSFMLLLEANPIALFETSKGNIEIELRPDLAPKAVENFTTLAKKGYYNGQIFHRVIQNFMIQGGDPTGTGTGGESIWNQPFEDEFAPNAVFDKAGILAMANKGPNTNGSQFFITTVPTYWLNGRHTIFGYVKNGFDVVRKIENVQTNGKYEGNKPLEDVTINSITIKE, from the coding sequence ATGAAGAAAATATTGTTTTTTTTATGTTCTTTTATGTTACTTTTAGAAGCAAATCCTATTGCTTTATTTGAAACATCAAAAGGTAATATAGAAATTGAATTAAGACCAGATTTAGCACCAAAAGCTGTTGAAAATTTCACAACATTGGCTAAAAAAGGTTATTATAATGGTCAAATATTTCATAGAGTAATTCAAAACTTCATGATTCAAGGTGGAGATCCAACTGGAACAGGTACTGGTGGGGAATCAATCTGGAATCAACCATTTGAAGATGAATTTGCACCAAATGCTGTTTTTGATAAAGCAGGTATTTTAGCAATGGCTAACAAAGGTCCAAATACAAATGGAAGTCAATTCTTTATTACAACTGTTCCAACTTATTGGTTAAATGGAAGACATACAATTTTTGGTTATGTAAAAAATGGATTTGATGTTGTTAGAAAAATTGAAAATGTTCAAACAAATGGTAAATATGAAGGTAATAAACCTTTAGAAGATGTAACTATCAATTCAATTACAATAAAAGAATAA
- a CDS encoding (2Fe-2S) ferredoxin domain-containing protein, translated as MEMPSIPQPTFYIFKCEQSSPPGMPKPSCVNENTRDLFNHTAQSLMKTGVMGPVQIVRTSCLGRCQMGPLMLVEPGHFMYSSLTKEKIDRIIDEHILGGKPVEEYLIPSTFWGDPINLVK; from the coding sequence ATGGAAATGCCATCTATCCCTCAACCAACGTTTTATATATTCAAATGTGAGCAAAGTTCACCTCCTGGAATGCCAAAACCATCGTGTGTGAATGAAAATACAAGAGATTTATTTAATCATACTGCTCAAAGTTTGATGAAAACTGGGGTAATGGGTCCGGTACAAATTGTAAGAACATCATGTCTTGGAAGATGTCAAATGGGTCCTTTAATGTTGGTTGAACCGGGGCATTTTATGTATTCTTCTTTAACTAAGGAAAAAATTGATAGAATAATTGATGAACACATATTAGGTGGGAAACCAGTTGAAGAGTATTTGATACCTTCTACATTTTGGGGTGACCCCATTAATTTAGTAAAATAA
- the panD gene encoding aspartate 1-decarboxylase codes for MTFDMLYSKIHRATVTDANLNYVGSITIDEELMNAANLRVGQKVDIVNINNGERFQTYVIKGKAGSKDMCLNGAAARKVEIGDKIIVISYASYNESELENYKPTVVLVDEKNNIELITHELVGSDHV; via the coding sequence ATGACATTTGATATGCTATATAGTAAAATTCATAGAGCAACTGTTACAGATGCTAACTTGAATTATGTTGGATCAATTACAATAGATGAAGAGTTGATGAATGCAGCTAATCTTAGAGTTGGTCAAAAAGTTGATATAGTAAATATTAATAATGGTGAAAGATTCCAAACATATGTAATAAAAGGTAAAGCTGGTTCTAAAGATATGTGTCTTAATGGAGCAGCAGCTAGAAAAGTAGAAATTGGAGATAAAATTATAGTTATCTCTTATGCTTCTTACAATGAATCTGAACTAGAAAATTATAAACCAACAGTTGTATTGGTTGATGAAAAAAATAATATAGAATTAATTACACATGAATTAGTAGGAAGTGACCATGTTTGA
- a CDS encoding YbaB/EbfC family nucleoid-associated protein, whose amino-acid sequence MFDGIDLKNLNLGDMLNQFQDMAKNAKDENASKIFTSKAGGGMVEISINGNSEVIDLKIDDSLLEDKDSLQILLISCMNDIIKQSDENKKMMAMNLMGGLGSFGQK is encoded by the coding sequence ATGTTTGATGGAATTGATTTAAAAAACTTAAATTTAGGTGATATGTTAAATCAATTTCAAGATATGGCAAAAAATGCTAAAGATGAGAATGCATCAAAAATTTTTACATCAAAAGCTGGTGGAGGAATGGTTGAAATTTCAATCAATGGAAATTCAGAAGTTATTGATTTAAAAATTGATGACTCTTTACTTGAAGATAAAGATTCTTTACAAATTTTATTAATTTCATGTATGAATGATATAATTAAACAAAGTGATGAAAACAAAAAAATGATGGCTATGAACCTTATGGGTGGTCTTGGTTCTTTTGGACAAAAATAA
- a CDS encoding polyprenyl synthetase family protein, protein MKNLLDSFEEYLLNNLPNSKSFHPYFEEALSEMLKAGGKRFRPMLLLSVVKSNKSLLLSNSMAVALGLEFLHTYSLIHDDLPSMDNADLRRGFQTLHKKYDEVTAILVGDALNTEAFNLVANASLHNDIKVELIKCLATNGGINGMIIGQAIDCFFENQKLELNQLEYLHIHKTAKLIAASLKMGAIISEYDISTQNRLYDFGIDLGLLFQIQDDIIDETCTSLEAGKTTQNDGAKNSFVNLLGLEGARKSADELSLKCINTLNTFESNLKNSLEELLLKYINRHK, encoded by the coding sequence ATGAAAAATCTATTGGACTCTTTTGAAGAGTATTTATTAAATAATCTTCCTAATTCTAAATCTTTCCATCCTTATTTTGAAGAGGCTTTATCAGAAATGTTAAAAGCTGGTGGAAAAAGATTTAGACCTATGCTTTTATTATCTGTTGTAAAATCAAATAAATCTTTACTTCTTTCAAATTCAATGGCTGTAGCTTTAGGTTTAGAATTTTTACATACTTATTCTTTAATTCATGATGACTTACCATCAATGGATAATGCAGATTTAAGACGAGGTTTTCAAACTCTGCATAAAAAATATGATGAAGTTACAGCTATTTTAGTTGGTGATGCTTTAAACACAGAAGCTTTTAATTTAGTTGCAAATGCATCATTACATAATGATATAAAAGTTGAATTAATCAAATGTTTGGCAACAAATGGTGGAATTAATGGAATGATAATTGGTCAAGCGATAGATTGTTTTTTTGAAAATCAAAAACTTGAACTTAATCAATTAGAGTATTTACATATTCATAAAACAGCAAAATTAATAGCTGCAAGTTTAAAAATGGGGGCAATTATTAGTGAATATGATATTTCAACTCAAAATAGATTATATGATTTTGGTATAGATTTAGGTTTGTTATTTCAAATTCAAGATGATATTATAGATGAAACTTGTACATCTTTAGAAGCTGGTAAAACAACTCAAAATGATGGTGCTAAAAACTCTTTTGTAAATCTTTTGGGATTAGAAGGAGCAAGAAAAAGTGCTGATGAATTATCTTTAAAATGTATCAATACTCTTAATACTTTTGAATCTAATTTAAAAAACTCTTTAGAAGAGTTACTTCTTAAATATATAAATAGACATAAATAA
- the groES gene encoding co-chaperone GroES: MNFKPLGERVLVKRTEVENKTVSGIYIPDNAKEKPQTAQVVAIGNKVEDVKVGDTIVFEQYRGTEFKLDGQEYLILNIENVIGVM, from the coding sequence ATGAATTTTAAACCACTAGGTGAAAGAGTTCTTGTAAAAAGAACAGAAGTTGAGAACAAAACAGTAAGTGGAATCTATATTCCAGATAATGCAAAAGAAAAACCACAAACTGCACAAGTTGTTGCAATTGGAAATAAAGTAGAAGATGTTAAAGTTGGTGATACAATTGTATTTGAACAATATAGAGGAACTGAATTCAAACTTGACGGTCAAGAATATCTAATTTTAAATATTGAAAATGTTATAGGAGTAATGTAA
- the groL gene encoding chaperonin GroEL (60 kDa chaperone family; promotes refolding of misfolded polypeptides especially under stressful conditions; forms two stacked rings of heptamers to form a barrel-shaped 14mer; ends can be capped by GroES; misfolded proteins enter the barrel where they are refolded when GroES binds) has translation MAKEVLFSDNARNKLYAGVEKLADAVKVTMGPRGRNVLLQKSFGAPTITKDGVSVAREIELKDTLENMGAQLVKEVASKTADEAGDGTTTATVLAHSIFKEGLRNVTAGANPIILKRGMDKACEAILAELKKASKVVANKTEIEQVATISANSDSAIGKMIAEAMDKVGKDGVITVEEAKGISDELEVVEGMQFDRGYLSPYFVTNAEKMTVEFNNPFILLYEKKISSLKEMLPILEAVNQAGRPLVIIAEDVDGEALATLVVNRLRGSLHIAAVKAPGFGDRRKAMLQDIAVLTKGTVVSEEMGMKLDTCGIEVLGTASKVVIDKDNTTIVDGSGDAEAVKARVNQIKAEIANTTSEYDKEKLQERLAKLSGGVAVIKVGAATETEMKEKKDRVDDALSATRAAVEEGIVIGGGAALIRAAAKVKLELEGDEAIGAAIVLRAIKAPLKQIAINAGFDAGVVANEVEKSSNDNLGFNAATGEYVDMFEAGIVDPAKVERVAMQNAVSVASLLLTTEATVTDIKEDKPSMPAMPDMGGMGMPGMM, from the coding sequence ATGGCAAAAGAAGTTTTATTTAGTGATAATGCAAGAAATAAATTATACGCAGGTGTTGAGAAATTAGCTGATGCAGTTAAAGTAACAATGGGACCAAGAGGAAGAAATGTATTATTACAAAAATCTTTTGGAGCACCAACAATTACAAAAGATGGTGTATCAGTTGCTAGAGAAATTGAATTAAAAGATACTTTAGAAAATATGGGAGCACAACTTGTAAAAGAAGTAGCTTCAAAAACTGCTGATGAAGCAGGAGATGGAACAACAACTGCTACAGTTTTAGCTCACTCAATCTTCAAAGAAGGATTAAGAAATGTTACAGCTGGTGCAAATCCAATTATTTTAAAAAGAGGTATGGATAAAGCTTGTGAAGCTATTTTAGCTGAATTAAAAAAAGCTTCAAAAGTTGTTGCTAATAAAACTGAAATTGAACAAGTTGCAACTATTTCTGCTAACTCTGATAGTGCAATCGGAAAAATGATTGCTGAAGCTATGGATAAAGTTGGAAAAGATGGTGTAATTACTGTTGAAGAAGCAAAAGGTATTTCTGATGAGTTAGAAGTAGTTGAAGGAATGCAATTTGATAGAGGTTATTTATCACCATATTTTGTAACAAATGCAGAAAAAATGACTGTTGAATTTAACAATCCATTTATTTTATTATATGAGAAAAAAATCTCTTCTTTAAAAGAGATGTTACCAATTTTAGAAGCTGTTAATCAAGCTGGACGTCCTTTAGTGATTATTGCTGAAGATGTTGATGGTGAAGCATTAGCAACATTGGTTGTAAATAGATTAAGAGGTTCTTTACATATTGCAGCTGTTAAAGCTCCAGGATTTGGTGATAGAAGAAAAGCAATGTTACAAGATATTGCAGTTCTTACAAAAGGAACAGTTGTATCTGAAGAGATGGGAATGAAACTTGATACTTGTGGTATTGAAGTTTTAGGTACAGCTTCAAAAGTTGTAATTGATAAAGATAATACAACTATCGTTGATGGAAGTGGTGATGCCGAAGCTGTAAAAGCAAGAGTAAACCAAATCAAAGCAGAAATTGCAAATACAACTTCTGAGTATGATAAAGAAAAATTACAAGAAAGACTTGCAAAACTAAGTGGTGGAGTTGCTGTTATTAAAGTTGGAGCTGCAACAGAGACTGAAATGAAAGAGAAAAAAGACAGAGTTGATGATGCATTAAGTGCAACAAGAGCTGCTGTTGAAGAAGGAATTGTAATTGGTGGTGGAGCTGCATTAATTAGAGCTGCTGCTAAAGTTAAACTTGAACTTGAAGGTGATGAAGCAATCGGAGCTGCAATTGTTTTAAGAGCTATTAAAGCACCTTTAAAACAAATTGCTATTAATGCTGGATTTGATGCTGGTGTTGTTGCAAATGAAGTTGAAAAATCTTCAAATGATAATTTAGGATTCAATGCTGCAACAGGTGAGTATGTAGATATGTTTGAAGCTGGAATTGTAGATCCAGCTAAAGTTGAAAGAGTTGCTATGCAAAATGCTGTTTCAGTTGCATCACTTTTATTAACTACAGAAGCAACAGTTACTGATATTAAAGAAGATAAACCATCAATGCCAGCTATGCCTGATATGGGTGGAATGGGAATGCCAGGAATGATGTAG